CGGAGCGACCACGCAACTGGTTGTCGATGCGTCGGCTCTCGTGGCGTTCGGTTCCCAGCACGAAGAGACCTCCGCCTTCCAGCGCCTTGGCGCGCTTGGTCTCGATGTCCTTGCGGATTTCCTCGGTCTTTGCCGTACGCGCCGCTTCGTCATCCAGGATCATGGCTTCCTGCTGGATGCGCATGTCTACATTGCCGCCCAGCTGGATGTCGGTTCCGCGCCCCGCCATGTTAGTGGCAATGGTCACTGCGCCGGGCGCACCCGCCTGGGCGATGATATAGGCTTCCTGCTCGTGATAGCGGGCATTGAGCACCTGGTGCGCGATCTTGCGCTTTGTCAGCATGCTCGAGAGAAGTTCGGACTTGTCGATAGACACAGTACCGACCAAAACCGGCTGACCCCGCTTCTGACAGGTGTCGATCTGCTCTATTATCGCAGTATACTTCTCGTCCGTCGTCCGATAGACCTCGTCGTCGTAATCGATGCGCTGAACCGGGACGTTGGTCGGAATCTCGACCACCTCCAAGCTGTAGATTTCACCGAATTCACCAGCCTCGGTGACCGCTGTTCCCGTCATACCGGCCAGCTTGGGATAGAGGCGGAAGAAATTCTGGAAGGTGATCGAGGCCAGAGTCTGGTTCTCGTTCTGGATGGTCACGCCTTCCTTGGCTTCCAAGGCCTGGTGCAGGCCATCAGAATAGCGGCGGCCTTCCATCATGCGGCCGGTGAACTCGTCGATGATGACGACCTTGTCATCCTTGACGATGTAGTCCGTATCCCGGCTGAAAAGCGTGTGGGCGCGCAACGCCTGGGTGATGTGGTGCAGGACGGCGACGTTCTGGATGTCGTAGAGCGATCCCTCCTCGATCAAGCCTTCAGCCAGGAGCAACTCTTCCACATATTCCGTCCCGCTGTCCGTCAGCGTAACCGAACGTGCCTTCTCGTCCTTCTCGTAATGCTCCTCGGTCACCTTCGGCATGACCTTGTCGACCGCGCGGTACATGTCCGAGGAATCTTCGGCCGGCCCCGAGATGATCAGCGGCGTGCGGGACTCGTCGATCAGGATCGAGTCCACCTCGTCGACAATGGCGTAGTTGAACTCGCGCTGGACCATGTCTTCCAGGCGGTACTTCATGTTGTCGCGCAGGTAGTCGAAGCCCAGCTCGTTGTTGGTGGCGTAGGTTACGTCACAGGCATACTGCTGACGCCGTTCCTCGTCGGGCAGGCCCGGCACGATGCAGCCTACCTCGAGCCCCAGGAAGCGATAGATCTGGCCCATCCATTCGGAGTCACGGCGAGCCAGGTAATCGTTCACCGTCACCACATGCACGCCCTTGCCGGACAGCGCATTGAGATAGACCGCCAACGTCGCGACCAGCGTCTTGCCCTCACCGGTCTTCATCTCGGAGATCATGCCTTTATGCAGGACCATGCCGCCGATCAACTGCACATCGAAATGGCGCTGGCTAAGTGTCCGCTTGGCCGCTTCGCGCACAGTGGCAAAGGCCTCGACCATCAGGTCATCCAGCGTCTCTCCCTTTTCCAGGCGCTCGCGGAACTGGAAGGTGCGCGCACGCAGAGCTTCGTCGTCGAGCGTCTCGAGCTCTGGCTCCAGCGCATTGATCGCTTCAACGTCGCGGCGCAGGGACTTTATGTAACGGTCATTGGCAGACCCGAAGAGGCGCTTGGCAATCGCGCTCAGCATGAAACCCTCGGTGTCGGAGGAACGTATAGATGCGCAGGAACCCGTAAGGGCTTGCTCGACAAGTCTGACAGATATGACCCCTGCTGCATTCTGTCAACGCGTGAGCGAGCGACCGGGGCCAAAAAGCCGCGACCTTGAACCCGGCTGCAACGAACACCATCCCAAGGGCTTCACTTGTGATTTCGTGCACCATCTGCATATTTGCCCTAGCGGTCGGCTCATTGCGGCCGGCCTACAAATGTAACGGAGGTTTTATGTCATTCCAGATCCCTGCCCTGTCTTCTGCCCAAACCGAGCCACGCCTAGCCTCATCTTCACGGCGGCTCCTGTCGGCGCTGACACTGGCCGCGCTCCTTTCGGCCGGCAGTGCATTGGTGCCCGGCGGTGCAATCCAGGTGCAGGCCCAAGACGACGCAACCGAGCAGTCCGCTCAGGCAGATGACGCGGGTGCCGGGTTCGATCCGGATCGCGTGCTTGCAACGGTCAATGGCAAGGACGTCACCATGGCCGATGTCATCGCCACGGCCCAAGACTTGCCTCAGCAGTACCAGTCACAGCTTTCCAGCCTGTTTCCAGCGCTGGTGGAGCGGCAGATCGACTTCAAGCTGCTGGAGGAAGCCGGACGCGAGAACGGACTGGCCGAGAACGAGCAAGTCCGCGAAGCCGTAGCGCGCGCCGAGAGCGAAGCCATCGGGCAGGTTTACCTGCAACAGGCAATTGACGAAGCGGCCACCGACGAACGCCTGCAGGCCGCCTATGAGCAGTACAAGGCCGATTTCGAGGCCCAGGAAGAAGTGCGCGCACGTCACATCCTGGTTGAGGAGAAGGAACAGGCCGAAGACCTGATTGCCGAACTGGACGCAGGCGCTGATTTCGCCGAGCTGGCAGACGAACACTCAATGGATGAAGGCACCGAAGGCGGAGATCTCGGGTATTTCACCCAGGACCGCATGGTCGCACCCTTCGCGGATGCAGCCTTCGAGATGGAGGACGGAAGCTACAGCAAGGAACCTGTAGAGACCGAATTCGGCTGGCACGTGATCAAGGTCGAGGACAGCCGGATGACCGAACCGCCTCAGATGAGCGAGGTTCGCGGCGAACTGGAACAGCAGATTGCGTCCGAGGCCATTGAGGAAATTCTCGCCGATCTGCGCTCCGATGCCGATATCGAGATGAAAGGCACAGCACCGCAGTCGGTTCCAGAAGACGCTCTGGAGGAAGAGGACCTTCCCGAGACCGGGACCTCGAACCAGTAACCGCTTCATTCCATCCAAACCCAGAGAGAAAACCGGACATGCCTGAGTTGTCGCCGTTGGCCCCCGATTCCTTCCCCCTCCTTCC
The Fodinicurvata sediminis DSM 21159 genome window above contains:
- a CDS encoding peptidylprolyl isomerase; translation: MSFQIPALSSAQTEPRLASSSRRLLSALTLAALLSAGSALVPGGAIQVQAQDDATEQSAQADDAGAGFDPDRVLATVNGKDVTMADVIATAQDLPQQYQSQLSSLFPALVERQIDFKLLEEAGRENGLAENEQVREAVARAESEAIGQVYLQQAIDEAATDERLQAAYEQYKADFEAQEEVRARHILVEEKEQAEDLIAELDAGADFAELADEHSMDEGTEGGDLGYFTQDRMVAPFADAAFEMEDGSYSKEPVETEFGWHVIKVEDSRMTEPPQMSEVRGELEQQIASEAIEEILADLRSDADIEMKGTAPQSVPEDALEEEDLPETGTSNQ
- the secA gene encoding preprotein translocase subunit SecA, whose amino-acid sequence is MLSAIAKRLFGSANDRYIKSLRRDVEAINALEPELETLDDEALRARTFQFRERLEKGETLDDLMVEAFATVREAAKRTLSQRHFDVQLIGGMVLHKGMISEMKTGEGKTLVATLAVYLNALSGKGVHVVTVNDYLARRDSEWMGQIYRFLGLEVGCIVPGLPDEERRQQYACDVTYATNNELGFDYLRDNMKYRLEDMVQREFNYAIVDEVDSILIDESRTPLIISGPAEDSSDMYRAVDKVMPKVTEEHYEKDEKARSVTLTDSGTEYVEELLLAEGLIEEGSLYDIQNVAVLHHITQALRAHTLFSRDTDYIVKDDKVVIIDEFTGRMMEGRRYSDGLHQALEAKEGVTIQNENQTLASITFQNFFRLYPKLAGMTGTAVTEAGEFGEIYSLEVVEIPTNVPVQRIDYDDEVYRTTDEKYTAIIEQIDTCQKRGQPVLVGTVSIDKSELLSSMLTKRKIAHQVLNARYHEQEAYIIAQAGAPGAVTIATNMAGRGTDIQLGGNVDMRIQQEAMILDDEAARTAKTEEIRKDIETKRAKALEGGGLFVLGTERHESRRIDNQLRGRSGRQGDPGGSKFFLSLEDDLMRIFGSERMDGMLKRLGLEEGEAIKHPWVNRALEKAQEKVEARNYEVRKNLLRFDDVMNDQRKVIFEQRKDMMRAEDVHDTVLGMRDEVTSSLVSRCIPPKAYAEQWDIDTLHEECLRLFGLDLPVHDWSKEEGIADQEILERIRQAIEQKMQEKEEAFGAELMRSAEKQILLSTLDKMWKEHLLALDHMRHSIGLRAYAQRNPLNEYKAEAFNLFESMLGKVREEVTLLLCHVSIRVQEPESLMPKRTPQQMQESREDPAFAQQGGAGAAAGGSAAASGGAAATVEMDPNDPSTWTKTGRNSPCPCGSGKKYKHCHGKLN